In Pseudomonas putida, a genomic segment contains:
- the tmk gene encoding dTMP kinase — MSGLFITLEGPEGAGKSTNRDYLAARLREQGLDLVLTREPGGTPLAEHIRELLLAPSEETMAADTELLLVFAARAQHLAEVIRPALARGAVVLCDRFTDATYAYQGGGRGLSVERIATLERFVQGDLRPDLTLVFDLPVEVGLARAAARGRLDRFEQEGRGFFESVRQAYLQRAQREPQRYTLLDAAQPLEAVQRSIDALLPAIVDRCRG; from the coding sequence GTGAGCGGCTTGTTTATCACCCTGGAAGGCCCCGAAGGCGCGGGCAAGAGCACCAATCGCGATTACCTCGCCGCACGCCTGCGCGAGCAGGGGCTGGACCTGGTGCTGACCCGTGAGCCCGGCGGCACGCCGCTGGCCGAGCACATCCGCGAACTGCTGCTCGCCCCGAGCGAGGAGACCATGGCCGCCGACACCGAGCTGTTGCTGGTGTTCGCCGCCCGTGCCCAGCACCTGGCCGAAGTCATCCGCCCGGCGCTGGCCCGTGGCGCGGTGGTGCTCTGCGATCGTTTCACCGATGCTACCTATGCCTACCAGGGCGGTGGCCGTGGCCTGTCGGTCGAGCGCATCGCCACCCTGGAGCGATTCGTCCAGGGCGACCTGCGCCCCGACCTGACTTTGGTCTTCGACTTGCCGGTGGAAGTCGGCCTGGCCCGGGCTGCTGCCCGAGGCCGCCTGGACCGTTTCGAGCAGGAAGGCCGGGGGTTCTTCGAGTCCGTCCGGCAGGCCTACCTGCAACGTGCGCAGCGCGAGCCGCAGCGTTACACGTTGCTCGACGCTGCACAGCCGTTGGAGGCCGTGCAGCGTTCGATCGATGCCCTGCTGCCAGCCATCGTGGACCGCTGCCGTGGCTGA